TAAAAAAGCGGGGAGGCAGAGTAATATTAATTGATCCTGTTAACACGGAAACAGCTCCATTGTGTTCTATGCACATCAAACCAAAGGCGGGGAGTGATTCCTATTTAGCTTTGGCACTATCGAGAATTCTTCATGATGAGGGAGCGGAAGATAAGGAGTTTTTGAAGGAACACTGTATAAATTATGAAGAGTACAAGAAGATTGTATATTCACATACCGTAGATGAATATTCTGAACTATGCGATGTTCCTGTGGAGCAGATTTTAGAGGCAGCAGAGGTGATAAAGCATATGAAACCAACTGCTTTTGTACTTGGTTGGGGATTACATAGGTGGGAATATGCCCACACAACCCTGAGAGCAATTGATGCACTGGGGGCAGCCGCAGGTTCTATAGGAGTATCTGGAGGAGGAGTAAGTCAGGGCTTTGAGGAATATGCACCCTATGATTGGAACATATGGGGAGATCAGCTTCAGCCAAAGAGAAGAAAATTTTATATGCAACTCTTAGGAGAGGAACTTAATAAAGCTGATCCTAAAATAGAAATAGCGATGATAACTGCAGGAAATCCAGTTTCAATGCTGCCTGATGCTAATGCTGTAAAAAAAGCTCTTTCACAAATTCCATTTTTAGTAGTGGCAGGACATTTTTTAGATGATACGGGAATTTTAGCTGATATTTTTCTGCCGGTTACTACATTTTTGGAAGAAAAGGACATAGTAGCAGCTTATGGTCATGATTTTATTGGACCATTAAACCAAGCAATATCACCTGTTGGTGAATGTAAATCAGATTTTCATATTTTTATGGAGCTTGGCAAGCGTTTTGATTTTGCAAATGAATATGTGAAGCCTTTAGATCAATGGCTGAAAATTATTATGAAGCCAACTATAGAAAGGGGAATATCCTTAGAAGAAATATTCCAGGGGGGAACTAATAATCCAGAAGCTCCAAAGGTTCCCTATGAAGATAAAAAATTTCCTACACCTACAGGTAAGTTTCAGCTTATGAAAGAATTTGAACTGCCAAAGGGCAGGGATCAGGACTATCCATATCAATTAATGTCAATTGCTTCAAGAGAGTGGCTGTGTTCTGAGGTGACCTTAAGTGAACAGAAAGAACTGCTGCCTATGAAGATAAACCAAGAGGAAGGAATAAAACTTGGATTAAAAGATGGAGACAAATGTATTGTGGAAAATCAGTTTGGATCTATAGAATGTATTGCTAAATTTGATAAAACTCAGAGAAGAGATTTAGTAGTCATACCAAGAGGCGGCTGGGGTCAGGCTAAACGTAATGTAAATGAG
This genomic window from Clostridium pasteurianum DSM 525 = ATCC 6013 contains:
- a CDS encoding molybdopterin-containing oxidoreductase family protein — protein: MKQKIIKTTCTRDCPNTCGLLAVVENNRVVKLTGNKEHPINEGRSCIKCSHYLERVYNKERVLHPLKKVNGKFKRISWEEALDEIADKMKKICKVKTPESILYYQGFGARTALKLVNRRFFNLLGNTTITKGTICGGTGQGSQDLDFGNRISHDPRDYGNSNSMILWGRNPAATGINLLSRMTNIKKRGGRVILIDPVNTETAPLCSMHIKPKAGSDSYLALALSRILHDEGAEDKEFLKEHCINYEEYKKIVYSHTVDEYSELCDVPVEQILEAAEVIKHMKPTAFVLGWGLHRWEYAHTTLRAIDALGAAAGSIGVSGGGVSQGFEEYAPYDWNIWGDQLQPKRRKFYMQLLGEELNKADPKIEIAMITAGNPVSMLPDANAVKKALSQIPFLVVAGHFLDDTGILADIFLPVTTFLEEKDIVAAYGHDFIGPLNQAISPVGECKSDFHIFMELGKRFDFANEYVKPLDQWLKIIMKPTIERGISLEEIFQGGTNNPEAPKVPYEDKKFPTPTGKFQLMKEFELPKGRDQDYPYQLMSIASREWLCSEVTLSEQKELLPMKINQEEGIKLGLKDGDKCIVENQFGSIECIAKFDKTQRRDLVVIPRGGWGQAKRNVNELTRPLVSKVGAGTPYYETRVIVRKMYGR